A genome region from Geobacter pickeringii includes the following:
- the frr gene encoding ribosome recycling factor: protein MTKEVIADMKNHMEKSVESLRREYQKVRTGRASTGLLDEIKVEYYGNPSLLNQVATLAIPEPRTITIQPWEAKMIPVIEKAIMNANLGFTPANDGKVIRISLPPLTEERRKDIVKMLKKLAEEAKIAVRNIRRDAIDGLKKLEKDKQISEDDLKRAEKDVQDVTNSFVAKIDEVLAHKEKEVMEV, encoded by the coding sequence ATGACGAAGGAAGTCATTGCTGACATGAAGAACCATATGGAGAAATCGGTGGAATCTCTCCGGCGCGAGTATCAGAAGGTACGCACCGGCAGGGCAAGCACCGGTCTCCTCGACGAGATAAAAGTTGAATACTACGGCAATCCTTCCCTTCTGAACCAGGTAGCGACTCTGGCTATTCCCGAACCGCGGACCATCACTATCCAGCCGTGGGAAGCGAAGATGATCCCGGTTATTGAGAAGGCGATTATGAACGCGAACCTCGGGTTCACCCCCGCTAACGACGGTAAGGTGATCCGGATTTCGCTGCCGCCCCTTACGGAAGAGCGTCGGAAAGATATCGTGAAGATGCTCAAGAAGCTGGCTGAGGAGGCCAAGATCGCAGTCCGCAACATCCGTCGCGATGCCATCGATGGCCTCAAGAAACTGGAAAAGGACAAGCAGATCTCCGAGGATGATCTCAAACGCGCCGAGAAAGATGTCCAGGACGTGACGAATTCGTTCGTTGCCAAGATTGACGAAGTTCTTGCCCACAAGGAGAAAGAGGTGATGGAGGTCTGA
- the rseP gene encoding RIP metalloprotease RseP, which produces MLSILSAIVVLGILIFVHELGHFIFAKLFRVGVEKFSLGFGPKLLGKQIGETEYLISAFPLGGYVKMVGEGADSELSEEEKARSFAEKHPLQRIAIVAAGPSFNLLFAWFVFIVVFMVGVPSATTKIGEVVKDKPAARAGIAAGDVITSVNGKNVTRWEEMAAQIAASKGASLVIEIKRGDAVKTFRLMPETRTGKNLFGETVTSPVIGVVASSETVIDRFGPGEAFVKGSAQAWNVVKLTALSLVKIVERAVPLDTIGGPIMIAKMAGQQAEAGGVSFLAFMALLSVNLGVLNLLPIPILDGGHLVFYLWELVFRRPVSPRAREIAQQIGLALLIGLMVLAFYNDIARYIVGQG; this is translated from the coding sequence ATGCTCAGCATTCTTTCCGCAATTGTCGTCCTTGGGATCCTGATTTTCGTCCACGAACTCGGCCATTTCATTTTTGCCAAGCTGTTCCGGGTCGGCGTTGAGAAGTTTTCCCTCGGTTTCGGCCCGAAACTCCTGGGAAAGCAGATCGGCGAGACTGAGTACCTGATTTCCGCCTTCCCGCTGGGGGGATACGTCAAGATGGTGGGGGAGGGGGCGGATAGTGAGCTGTCCGAGGAGGAGAAAGCCCGTTCCTTTGCCGAGAAACATCCCCTCCAGAGAATCGCCATTGTGGCTGCCGGTCCTTCATTCAATCTTCTCTTCGCCTGGTTTGTCTTCATCGTTGTGTTCATGGTCGGGGTTCCGTCGGCCACCACAAAAATCGGCGAGGTTGTGAAGGACAAGCCGGCAGCCCGGGCAGGTATCGCAGCCGGCGATGTGATAACATCGGTGAACGGCAAAAATGTTACGCGGTGGGAGGAAATGGCCGCCCAGATTGCCGCTTCCAAAGGCGCGTCCCTTGTCATTGAAATAAAGCGGGGCGATGCGGTCAAGACCTTTCGTCTGATGCCCGAGACGCGGACCGGCAAGAATCTCTTCGGCGAGACGGTGACATCGCCGGTCATCGGTGTCGTCGCCTCGTCCGAAACGGTCATCGACCGGTTTGGTCCGGGAGAGGCGTTCGTCAAGGGGAGCGCGCAGGCATGGAATGTCGTCAAGCTTACGGCGCTCTCCCTGGTCAAGATCGTCGAGCGCGCCGTTCCGCTCGATACCATCGGCGGCCCGATCATGATCGCCAAGATGGCGGGACAGCAGGCGGAAGCGGGAGGGGTCAGCTTCCTCGCCTTCATGGCACTTCTTTCCGTCAACCTCGGCGTGCTGAACCTCCTGCCGATCCCCATTCTCGACGGCGGCCACCTGGTCTTCTACTTATGGGAGCTGGTCTTCCGTCGTCCCGTCAGCCCGCGGGCCCGAGAGATTGCCCAGCAGATCGGGCTTGCCTTGCTGATCGGACTGATGGTGCTTGCCTTTTACAACGATATTGCCCGCTACATCGTGGGGCAGGGATAG
- a CDS encoding 1-deoxy-D-xylulose-5-phosphate reductoisomerase: MKRLTILGSTGSIGVSTLDIVAAHRDRFEVVALTAGNNLDLLKQQIETFRPKLVSVLTSERAAELDRMLTGYKPEIHHGVAGLIAAATTGETEMVVAAIVGAAGLVPTAAAIKAGKDIALANKETLVTAGRLIMDLVQEKRVRLYPVDSEHSAVFQSLEGQSRKDVKRIILTASGGPFLNLPLDRLAQVSISDALNHPNWSMGQKITIDSATMMNKGLEVIEARWLFDTPVEQVDVNIHPQSIIHSMVEYVDGCVMAQLGVPDMKAPIAYALTYPERISSGVKPLDLTELSGLSFFRPDYRRFPALKLAYRSLADGESMPAVMNAANEVAVEAFLKGKIGFIDIAVSIERTMDAHSPHTLSSIDEVLSVDLWARNKSRELLGIA, encoded by the coding sequence ATGAAAAGACTGACAATCCTCGGATCAACAGGGTCGATCGGGGTAAGCACCCTCGATATTGTCGCCGCACATCGTGACCGTTTCGAAGTGGTTGCCCTCACGGCAGGAAACAATCTCGACCTGCTGAAACAGCAGATCGAGACCTTCCGGCCGAAGCTCGTCAGCGTCCTGACCAGCGAGCGGGCCGCTGAGCTCGACCGGATGTTGACCGGCTACAAGCCCGAGATTCATCATGGCGTTGCCGGCCTCATCGCGGCAGCAACCACGGGTGAGACCGAGATGGTGGTCGCCGCCATTGTCGGTGCCGCCGGACTCGTTCCCACGGCCGCCGCAATCAAGGCGGGTAAGGATATCGCCCTTGCCAACAAGGAGACCCTGGTCACTGCCGGCCGCCTCATAATGGATCTGGTGCAGGAGAAGCGGGTTCGGCTCTATCCCGTTGACAGCGAGCACAGCGCCGTTTTCCAGTCTCTGGAAGGGCAGAGCCGCAAGGACGTGAAGCGTATCATTTTGACGGCATCGGGAGGTCCGTTCCTCAATCTTCCGTTGGACCGCCTCGCCCAGGTTTCCATCAGCGACGCCCTCAATCATCCCAACTGGAGCATGGGGCAGAAGATCACCATCGATTCGGCTACCATGATGAACAAGGGGCTCGAGGTCATCGAGGCCCGCTGGCTCTTCGATACGCCTGTCGAGCAGGTTGACGTCAATATCCATCCCCAAAGCATCATTCATTCCATGGTTGAATACGTGGACGGCTGTGTCATGGCCCAGCTTGGCGTTCCCGACATGAAGGCGCCCATCGCCTATGCGCTCACCTATCCCGAGCGCATCTCGTCCGGGGTCAAGCCCCTGGACCTGACGGAGCTTTCGGGGCTGAGTTTTTTCCGGCCCGACTATCGTCGGTTTCCGGCACTCAAGCTTGCCTACCGCTCGCTTGCCGATGGGGAGAGCATGCCGGCGGTCATGAATGCCGCCAATGAGGTTGCGGTGGAGGCCTTTTTGAAGGGGAAGATCGGCTTTATCGACATCGCTGTCTCTATCGAGCGAACCATGGACGCTCACTCCCCCCATACCCTGTCCTCCATTGACGAGGTTCTCTCCGTCGACCTCTGGGCGCGGAACAAGTCGCGTGAACTGCTGGGGATTGCCTAG
- a CDS encoding isoprenyl transferase has product MHGLDTEKLPRHLAIIMDGNGRWAQERMLKRIIGHQRGVETVRVIVEECSKLGIRYLTLFAFSAENWLRPKTEVKALMALLKKYIKAEVSRMLTNNIRFNVIGNRDELPPDVNDAVQDAIDRTAAKTGMVLTLALSYGARQEIIQAAVQMAADISSGGLNPAALDEKRFSSYLFTSSIPDPDFLIRTSGEMRISNFLLWQLAYTELYFSNVNWPEFSRNELHAALRDYQSRERRFGRTSAQLQNRS; this is encoded by the coding sequence ATGCACGGTCTTGATACCGAAAAGCTACCCCGCCATCTGGCGATCATCATGGATGGCAACGGCCGCTGGGCGCAGGAGCGTATGCTGAAGCGGATCATCGGCCATCAGCGGGGAGTCGAAACGGTACGCGTCATCGTTGAGGAATGCTCGAAGCTTGGGATTCGTTATCTCACGCTTTTTGCGTTTTCTGCCGAGAACTGGCTCCGTCCCAAGACCGAGGTGAAAGCGCTTATGGCGCTCCTCAAGAAATACATCAAGGCCGAAGTCTCCCGGATGCTCACCAACAATATCCGGTTCAATGTCATCGGCAATCGTGACGAGCTCCCCCCTGACGTGAACGATGCCGTCCAGGATGCCATCGATCGGACGGCAGCCAAGACCGGCATGGTGCTGACCCTTGCCCTTTCGTACGGTGCCCGCCAGGAGATCATTCAGGCTGCTGTCCAGATGGCGGCCGACATCTCGTCCGGTGGACTCAACCCCGCCGCCCTTGATGAGAAACGGTTCTCCTCATACCTGTTCACGTCGAGTATCCCCGATCCCGATTTCCTTATCAGGACGAGCGGCGAGATGCGGATCAGCAACTTCCTCCTCTGGCAACTGGCCTACACCGAGCTCTATTTCTCGAACGTCAACTGGCCCGAATTTTCCCGAAACGAACTCCATGCGGCCCTGCGCGATTATCAGTCGAGGGAGCGGCGCTTCGGTCGTACGAGCGCCCAGTTGCAGAACAGGAGCTGA
- a CDS encoding phosphatidate cytidylyltransferase, protein MALPLLILLVLKGGIFLFALFIVLLTVLGLGEFYRMALPERKIDGVVVSLAGGCIPLFLTLPALAPGVVATQAVPGLVMPLLTTLFVACALRVLFSFRDIRFAAGEVAFFVAGLLYVPLLLTHLLWLRALPHGIDWIFLLLVVVMSGDTAAYYVGSSLGKHKLYPVVSPNKSVEGAIGGLCGSIAGAFIVKATFFPELSSGDCLAAALLMGPLGQVGDLFESLLKRSFGVKDSGVIIPGHGGVLDRLDSILFAAPAGYYYAVLFFMNR, encoded by the coding sequence GTGGCCCTGCCGCTCCTCATTCTTCTCGTCCTCAAGGGAGGAATCTTTCTTTTTGCACTCTTTATCGTGCTCCTGACCGTGCTGGGTCTGGGGGAGTTCTACCGGATGGCTCTGCCTGAGCGCAAGATCGACGGAGTCGTCGTTTCCCTTGCTGGTGGCTGCATCCCGCTCTTTCTCACCCTTCCCGCGCTAGCTCCCGGCGTCGTGGCGACCCAGGCCGTCCCCGGCCTGGTGATGCCTCTCCTGACGACGCTCTTCGTTGCATGCGCGCTCCGGGTTCTTTTTTCCTTCCGCGATATCCGTTTCGCCGCCGGGGAAGTGGCGTTTTTCGTTGCCGGCCTTCTGTATGTGCCGCTGCTCCTCACGCACCTGCTCTGGCTCAGGGCCCTCCCTCACGGCATCGACTGGATTTTTCTCCTGCTGGTGGTAGTCATGTCCGGTGATACGGCTGCCTATTACGTGGGGAGCAGTCTGGGCAAGCACAAGCTCTATCCCGTTGTGAGCCCGAACAAGAGTGTTGAAGGGGCCATCGGAGGGCTGTGCGGCAGCATTGCGGGGGCTTTCATCGTGAAGGCAACGTTTTTCCCGGAGCTCTCGTCCGGTGACTGTCTTGCTGCAGCACTTCTCATGGGGCCTCTCGGACAGGTGGGAGACCTTTTCGAGTCGCTCCTCAAGCGGAGTTTCGGGGTCAAGGACTCCGGCGTGATAATTCCTGGCCACGGGGGAGTTCTCGACCGCCTCGACAGCATCCTCTTTGCCGCTCCGGCGGGCTATTACTACGCAGTACTCTTTTTTATGAACCGCTAG